The following proteins are encoded in a genomic region of Burkholderia gladioli:
- a CDS encoding ABC transporter substrate-binding protein has protein sequence MKCFGKLTLGALFAASALLAASSPASAQQKPITLGFSQVGAESAWRTANSVSVKSAAKDAGITLKFSDAQQKQENQIRAIRSFIAQKVDVIAFSPVVESGWEPVLTEAKAAHIPVILTDRAVDVKDPSLYVTMIGSDFLEEGRRAGHWLEERYKADAGPINIVELQGTVGSAPANDRRAGLLEVIKNNPKFKIIASQSGDFTLAGGKQVMEAFAKTYGKQINVVYAHNDDMALGAIQAMEEAGIKPGKDVSVVSFDATKAGFEAMVAGKINVDVECSPLLGPQLMSAVKDVVAGKSLPRRIVTNETVFPMNVAAQVLPTRKY, from the coding sequence ATGAAATGCTTCGGAAAGCTGACGCTCGGCGCGCTGTTCGCCGCCTCGGCCCTGCTGGCGGCATCGAGCCCCGCGTCGGCGCAGCAAAAACCCATCACGCTCGGCTTCTCCCAGGTCGGCGCGGAAAGCGCGTGGCGCACCGCTAACAGCGTCTCGGTGAAAAGCGCCGCGAAGGATGCCGGCATCACGCTCAAGTTCTCCGACGCGCAGCAGAAACAGGAAAACCAGATCCGCGCGATCCGTTCCTTCATCGCGCAGAAGGTCGACGTGATCGCCTTCTCGCCGGTGGTGGAATCGGGCTGGGAACCGGTGCTGACCGAGGCCAAGGCCGCCCATATCCCGGTGATCCTGACCGATCGCGCGGTCGACGTGAAGGACCCGTCGCTGTACGTGACCATGATCGGCTCGGACTTCCTGGAGGAAGGCCGGCGCGCCGGCCACTGGCTGGAGGAGCGCTACAAGGCCGACGCCGGGCCGATCAATATCGTGGAACTGCAGGGCACGGTCGGCTCGGCGCCCGCCAACGATCGCCGCGCTGGCCTGCTCGAGGTGATCAAGAACAATCCGAAGTTCAAGATCATCGCCTCGCAGAGCGGCGATTTCACGCTGGCGGGCGGCAAGCAGGTGATGGAGGCCTTCGCGAAGACCTACGGCAAGCAGATCAACGTGGTCTATGCCCACAACGACGACATGGCGCTCGGCGCGATCCAGGCCATGGAGGAGGCCGGCATCAAGCCAGGCAAGGACGTCAGCGTGGTGTCCTTCGACGCGACCAAGGCAGGCTTCGAGGCGATGGTGGCCGGCAAGATCAATGTCGACGTCGAGTGCAGCCCGCTGCTCGGCCCGCAACTGATGAGCGCGGTGAAGGACGTGGTGGCCGGCAAGTCGCTGCCCAGGCGCATCGTCACCAACGAAACCGTGTTCCCGATGAACGTCGCGGCCCAGGTGCTGCCCACCCGCAAGTACTGA
- a CDS encoding ferritin-like domain-containing protein — protein sequence MDTPVHVSGSIPQNPPLISDRDLSHLAADQAALRALVQAAVNVELFTVPIYMCAMKSIQGTHAINAKDISYYQGRVWPGRSIGQIPAAPPVELANQTAYNLLFSVFIDEMLHLQMAANLCSALGVKPNFNSPALQDEQYNWICYGPDKTVIPHIIDLRDLKPNPVNPVPAAVDLTALTPSQTALFEIIEQDHATALASIKPSTGYFPAVPFDGWTAQSTEVDLPMFGTIGWMYYCLLQYTNIAYTDGQTLWEKCFAGAVGQRDLFNSKSSGHPMAEYPGMPSQITFTGALDAHIQAMLMMWAICDQGEGGIDWDTIQAFIGKVQQRANQRRMALAAANANVLLQFQPSQPALEADYPSYSDTGTQEPHSDDATARVPNGTLNHFERFHKIAEQLGSLRTWQHWHQAGNSWSASMLTTADYDPAKAPTNIPTPEAVAAALNELKTGMPSATLDNVVQGALAGITTVLSSSWGDTTVQFPFPSMVGSGDRMALYWAVYGSAPSLREASASSGTGTQGEALMHACQSLALDGSGGGDCAAQAVYHSCKGSNHCATQGGCGFVQSVSGGGNCSQSAGSAGSCGHPATMASGKGGCGAPTLYSAPADNRCNGFGGCAVPISASQLYPSSGTMQLFDFKADGTPEPLTSTEGDATVIVTLDFAVGDSVYDVAWGALEKVWAHRNPGQPAPAKPLPTTLRIALPPST from the coding sequence ATGGATACGCCGGTGCACGTTTCAGGCAGCATTCCCCAGAACCCGCCCCTCATCAGCGATCGCGACCTGTCCCATCTCGCCGCCGACCAGGCCGCCCTGCGCGCGCTGGTCCAGGCGGCGGTGAACGTCGAGCTGTTCACCGTCCCGATCTACATGTGCGCGATGAAGTCGATCCAGGGCACGCATGCGATCAACGCCAAGGACATCTCCTACTACCAGGGACGCGTCTGGCCGGGCCGCTCGATCGGCCAGATCCCGGCGGCACCGCCCGTCGAGCTGGCGAACCAGACCGCCTACAACCTGCTGTTCTCGGTGTTCATCGACGAGATGCTGCACCTGCAGATGGCGGCCAACCTGTGCTCGGCGCTCGGCGTCAAGCCGAACTTCAACAGCCCGGCCCTGCAGGACGAGCAATACAACTGGATCTGCTACGGCCCGGACAAGACGGTGATCCCGCACATCATCGATCTCAGGGACCTCAAGCCGAACCCGGTGAACCCGGTTCCCGCCGCGGTCGACCTCACCGCGCTGACGCCCTCGCAGACGGCGCTGTTCGAGATCATCGAGCAGGATCACGCCACCGCGCTGGCCAGCATCAAGCCCTCGACCGGCTATTTCCCGGCCGTCCCGTTCGACGGCTGGACCGCGCAGAGCACCGAAGTCGACCTGCCGATGTTCGGCACCATCGGCTGGATGTACTACTGCCTGCTGCAATACACCAACATCGCCTATACCGACGGCCAGACGCTGTGGGAGAAGTGCTTCGCGGGCGCGGTCGGCCAGCGCGACCTGTTCAACAGCAAGAGCTCGGGCCATCCGATGGCAGAGTATCCCGGCATGCCGTCGCAGATCACCTTCACGGGCGCGCTCGACGCCCACATCCAGGCGATGCTGATGATGTGGGCCATCTGCGACCAGGGCGAAGGCGGCATCGACTGGGACACCATCCAGGCCTTCATCGGCAAGGTCCAGCAGCGCGCCAACCAGCGGCGCATGGCGCTGGCCGCGGCCAACGCCAACGTGCTGCTGCAGTTCCAGCCGAGCCAGCCGGCCCTGGAAGCCGACTACCCGTCCTACAGCGATACCGGCACGCAGGAGCCGCATAGCGACGACGCCACGGCGCGCGTGCCGAACGGCACGCTCAACCACTTCGAGCGCTTCCACAAGATCGCCGAGCAGCTCGGCAGCCTGCGGACCTGGCAGCACTGGCACCAGGCCGGCAATAGCTGGTCGGCCTCGATGCTGACCACGGCCGACTACGATCCGGCCAAGGCGCCCACCAACATCCCCACGCCCGAGGCGGTCGCCGCGGCGCTCAACGAGCTGAAGACCGGCATGCCGAGCGCCACGCTCGACAACGTGGTGCAGGGCGCGCTGGCCGGCATCACCACGGTGCTGTCGAGCTCCTGGGGCGACACCACGGTCCAGTTCCCGTTCCCGTCGATGGTCGGCTCGGGCGACCGGATGGCGCTGTACTGGGCCGTGTACGGCAGCGCGCCGAGCCTGCGCGAGGCGAGCGCCTCGTCGGGCACCGGCACCCAGGGCGAGGCCCTGATGCATGCCTGCCAGTCGCTCGCGCTCGACGGCTCCGGCGGCGGCGATTGCGCGGCGCAGGCGGTCTATCACAGCTGCAAGGGCTCGAACCATTGCGCCACGCAAGGCGGATGCGGCTTCGTCCAGTCGGTCAGCGGCGGCGGCAATTGCTCGCAATCGGCCGGCTCGGCGGGCAGTTGCGGCCATCCCGCGACCATGGCTTCCGGCAAGGGCGGCTGCGGGGCGCCCACGCTGTACAGCGCGCCGGCCGACAACCGCTGCAACGGCTTCGGCGGCTGCGCGGTGCCGATCTCGGCCTCGCAGCTCTACCCGAGCAGCGGCACCATGCAGTTGTTCGACTTCAAGGCCGACGGCACGCCCGAGCCGCTCACCAGCACCGAGGGCGACGCAACCGTGATCGTCACGCTCGACTTCGCGGTCGGCGATTCGGTCTACGACGTCGCCTGGGGCGCGCTGGAGAAGGTCTGGGCGCATCGCAACCCGGGCCAGCCGGCGCCGGCCAAGCCCTTGCCGACCACGCTGCGCATCGCCCTGCCGCCGTCGACCTGA
- a CDS encoding DUF692 domain-containing protein produces MSVTVTPDGRGPRALPSGRDAASAASRPGRPPRLGLPDLGFGVGLRAQHLPAILADGPRVDWFEIISENYFEDAGYQRAMLDRIAAEVPIVMHGVSLSIGSDAPLDTAYLGQLRRLMEELRAVWVSDHLCWTGLGSHNSHDLLPLPLNPASLDHVAARVDAVQQVLGRALVLENPSSYVQFQASTMPECEFLARLAERTGCGLLLDVNNVFVSAFNHGFDAEAYLRALPPEHIVQLHLAGHTRCGDCLVDTHDQPVPPGVWDLYRLAQQLTGGVSTLLEWDANLPDYEGLLAELDKARRAARGEATAALAEAAPQTVETGEMALSTPLHYLVPEAIDG; encoded by the coding sequence ATGTCCGTCACCGTCACCCCTGACGGCCGCGGCCCGCGGGCGCTGCCCTCGGGCCGGGATGCGGCGAGCGCCGCGTCCCGGCCGGGGCGGCCGCCCCGCCTGGGCCTGCCCGATCTCGGCTTCGGCGTCGGGCTGCGTGCGCAGCACCTGCCGGCGATCCTCGCCGACGGCCCGCGCGTCGACTGGTTCGAGATCATTTCCGAAAACTACTTCGAGGACGCCGGCTACCAGCGCGCGATGCTCGACCGGATCGCCGCCGAGGTGCCGATCGTGATGCACGGCGTGTCCCTGTCGATCGGCTCGGACGCGCCGCTCGACACGGCCTACCTGGGCCAGTTGCGGCGCCTGATGGAGGAACTGCGCGCGGTCTGGGTTTCCGATCATCTGTGCTGGACCGGCCTGGGCTCGCACAATTCGCACGACCTGCTGCCGCTGCCGCTCAACCCGGCCTCGCTCGACCACGTCGCCGCGCGCGTCGATGCCGTGCAGCAGGTGCTGGGGCGCGCGCTGGTGCTCGAGAATCCGTCGAGCTACGTGCAGTTCCAGGCCTCGACGATGCCCGAATGCGAATTCCTGGCGCGGCTGGCCGAACGCACCGGCTGCGGGCTGCTGCTCGACGTCAACAATGTCTTCGTCAGCGCCTTCAATCACGGCTTCGATGCCGAGGCCTACCTGCGCGCGCTGCCGCCCGAGCACATCGTGCAACTGCACCTTGCCGGCCACACGCGATGCGGCGACTGCCTGGTCGACACGCACGACCAGCCGGTGCCGCCCGGCGTCTGGGATCTGTATCGCCTGGCCCAGCAATTGACGGGCGGCGTCTCGACCCTGCTCGAATGGGACGCGAACCTGCCCGACTACGAGGGCCTGCTGGCCGAGCTCGACAAGGCGCGTCGCGCGGCCCGCGGCGAGGCAACAGCAGCGCTTGCCGAAGCGGCACCGCAAACCGTGGAGACGGGAGAAATGGCGCTCTCCACCCCGCTCCACTACTTGGTGCCGGAGGCGATCGATGGATGA
- a CDS encoding DNA-binding domain-containing protein: MDDTLLVAELDLPAIQHWMQAATTHPGGLGAGLAQARALHGAGIERVIATPAGIDPRARLAVYADGYWMRLIACLEAEFPALLRLLGPSLFRFFARAYLARHPSRSPTLHTLGAEFPAFLLRSQRRMANGPRPAMQSFALALATLERAIAESGRAAGLEHREPTAPAEPLSLLAGAGWQLALPATTRLIALRHRADSLRPWLRGERPAEAPEFEIDRVAIRRHRFRVSMERLADWQFHALRRAANGPASLADCARAAARRTGGSEAELRARLAFWLPAAQQSSLVTLDADPARP; this comes from the coding sequence ATGGATGACACGCTGTTGGTCGCCGAACTCGACCTGCCCGCGATCCAGCACTGGATGCAGGCCGCCACCACGCACCCCGGCGGGCTCGGCGCCGGGCTCGCGCAGGCCCGGGCGCTGCATGGCGCCGGCATCGAGCGCGTGATCGCCACGCCCGCCGGCATCGACCCGCGCGCGCGGCTGGCGGTCTACGCGGACGGCTACTGGATGCGCCTGATCGCCTGCCTCGAGGCGGAATTCCCGGCCCTGCTGCGCCTGCTGGGCCCTTCGCTGTTTCGCTTCTTCGCGAGGGCCTACCTGGCCCGGCATCCCTCGCGCTCGCCGACGCTGCACACGCTGGGTGCCGAATTCCCGGCCTTCCTGCTGCGCTCGCAGCGCCGCATGGCGAACGGGCCGCGCCCGGCCATGCAGAGCTTCGCGCTGGCGCTGGCGACGCTGGAGCGGGCCATCGCCGAAAGCGGCCGCGCCGCGGGCCTGGAACATCGCGAGCCCACCGCGCCGGCCGAGCCGCTCTCGCTGCTGGCCGGCGCGGGCTGGCAGCTCGCCCTGCCCGCCACCACGCGGCTGATCGCGCTGCGGCATCGCGCCGACAGCCTGCGCCCCTGGCTGCGGGGCGAACGCCCGGCGGAGGCGCCCGAGTTCGAGATCGACCGCGTCGCGATCCGTCGCCACCGGTTTCGGGTGTCGATGGAGCGGCTGGCCGACTGGCAGTTCCACGCGCTGCGCCGAGCCGCGAACGGGCCGGCCTCGCTGGCCGATTGCGCCCGCGCCGCGGCGCGCCGCACCGGCGGCAGCGAGGCGGAACTCCGCGCGCGGCTGGCCTTCTGGCTGCCGGCCGCCCAGCAGTCGAGCCTCGTGACGCTGGACGCCGATCCGGCCCGGCCCTAG
- a CDS encoding class I SAM-dependent methyltransferase → MPLSAPAPKLSSFPRFAAASIAAALIALGLGACARPPAANASAVDTAATVPPAVSLDAAIAGTQRSDAARARDRYRHPGATLRFFGLDADQTVLEIAPGGGWYTDILAPVLRGKGRLYEAEYIGPAPEPEAERRGDLAYARKLAAHPEIYGPVVIGSLRDGRFSGFDAQGHIDTVLTFRNIHNWIKDGQIDANLRAFYDALKPGGVLGVEEHRARPGTSLQRMIDSGYVTEAYVIEHARAAGFVLAGRSEINANSRDTTDHPHGVWSLPPTYAGGDTDRAQYAEIGESDRMTLKFVKP, encoded by the coding sequence ATGCCCCTCTCCGCCCCTGCTCCCAAGCTTTCCTCCTTCCCACGCTTCGCGGCGGCATCGATCGCCGCCGCGCTGATCGCGCTCGGCCTGGGCGCCTGCGCGCGGCCGCCCGCGGCGAACGCCAGCGCCGTGGATACGGCGGCCACCGTGCCGCCCGCCGTGTCGCTCGACGCCGCCATCGCCGGCACCCAGCGCAGCGATGCCGCGCGCGCCCGCGACCGCTATCGCCACCCGGGCGCGACGCTGCGCTTCTTCGGCCTGGATGCCGATCAAACGGTGCTGGAGATCGCGCCGGGCGGCGGCTGGTACACCGATATCCTCGCGCCCGTGCTGCGCGGCAAGGGGCGCTTGTACGAGGCCGAATACATCGGCCCGGCGCCCGAGCCCGAAGCCGAGCGCCGAGGCGATCTCGCCTATGCGCGCAAGCTGGCCGCGCATCCGGAAATCTATGGCCCGGTGGTGATCGGCAGCCTGCGGGACGGCCGCTTCTCCGGCTTCGACGCGCAAGGGCATATCGATACCGTGCTCACCTTCCGCAATATCCACAACTGGATCAAGGACGGCCAGATCGACGCGAACCTGCGCGCCTTTTACGACGCCTTGAAGCCCGGCGGCGTGCTGGGTGTCGAGGAGCATCGCGCCCGCCCGGGAACGTCCCTGCAGCGCATGATCGACTCGGGTTACGTGACCGAGGCCTATGTGATCGAGCATGCCCGGGCCGCCGGCTTCGTGCTGGCCGGGCGCAGCGAGATCAACGCCAACTCGCGCGACACCACCGATCATCCGCACGGCGTCTGGTCCTTGCCGCCGACTTACGCGGGCGGCGACACCGATCGCGCGCAATACGCGGAGATCGGCGAATCGGATCGCATGACGCTGAAGTTCGTGAAGCCGTAA
- a CDS encoding FUSC family protein: protein MIAAACSRALTRARLQDPDFTRLRAASRSTLACLLSAGLGVGWALHHQMMPTVAVPGALFAMIAPLFLREPRWSGWLVSLITLCLCAGACLAAAAALAPYPALRIAGSLAVVFVGLLCQTLGARAVGAGLLGLVGFYLGLYLHPSGALLVEMLGIMTLAAGIVTVVGRILVPVAPGGPADEIQPLGHGNEAGGSGWRRALHRLAELVVSGRLTGKPLGPSLAHRLHRLAWRPALVATAAALLAMLAGGSLSADRSMWAVISTFVVFLGTTSRQGTRVRVFKRIAGTLAGAAASVLCVNWCGHQPWLLIAAMALSVFGWAYHILHAYTRGVFFITTLVGLVYGQLGFAILPLARLRIEEVLAGCLVSLALALWLMPSAVGQAPAVPQRH from the coding sequence ATGATCGCCGCCGCCTGCTCACGCGCGCTGACCCGCGCCCGCCTCCAGGATCCCGATTTCACCCGCCTGCGCGCCGCCTCGCGCTCCACGCTCGCCTGCCTGCTGAGCGCCGGCCTCGGCGTCGGCTGGGCGCTCCACCACCAGATGATGCCGACCGTCGCCGTGCCGGGCGCCCTGTTCGCGATGATCGCCCCGCTGTTCCTGCGCGAGCCGCGCTGGTCGGGCTGGCTGGTCTCGCTGATCACCCTTTGCCTCTGCGCCGGCGCGTGCCTCGCTGCCGCGGCGGCGCTCGCCCCCTATCCCGCGCTGCGCATCGCGGGTTCGCTGGCGGTGGTCTTCGTCGGGCTGCTGTGCCAGACGCTGGGCGCACGCGCGGTCGGCGCCGGCTTGCTCGGCCTGGTCGGCTTCTATCTGGGCCTCTATCTGCACCCGTCCGGCGCGCTGCTGGTCGAGATGCTGGGGATCATGACGCTTGCCGCGGGGATCGTGACCGTGGTCGGGCGCATCCTCGTTCCGGTCGCGCCAGGTGGTCCGGCGGACGAGATCCAGCCGCTGGGCCACGGCAACGAGGCCGGCGGCTCCGGCTGGCGCCGGGCCCTGCATCGCCTGGCGGAGCTCGTCGTCAGCGGACGGCTCACCGGCAAGCCGCTCGGCCCCTCGCTCGCCCATCGCCTGCACCGCCTGGCATGGCGCCCGGCGCTGGTGGCGACCGCTGCCGCCCTGCTCGCCATGCTCGCGGGCGGCAGCCTGTCGGCGGACCGTTCGATGTGGGCGGTGATCAGCACCTTCGTCGTCTTTCTCGGCACCACCTCGCGCCAGGGCACGCGCGTGCGCGTCTTCAAGCGGATCGCGGGAACCCTGGCCGGCGCCGCGGCCAGCGTGCTGTGCGTGAACTGGTGCGGGCACCAGCCCTGGCTGCTGATCGCCGCGATGGCCTTGTCGGTGTTCGGCTGGGCGTACCACATCCTGCATGCCTATACGCGCGGCGTGTTCTTCATCACCACGCTGGTGGGGCTGGTCTATGGTCAGCTCGGTTTCGCCATCCTGCCGCTGGCGCGCTTGCGCATCGAGGAAGTCCTGGCGGGTTGCCTGGTCTCGCTCGCCCTGGCGCTGTGGCTGATGCCCTCGGCGGTCGGGCAGGCTCCCGCCGTGCCGCAGCGGCACTGA
- a CDS encoding glycoside hydrolase family 64 protein, with amino-acid sequence MKKAKSQLVVKLLAAMLFGGVAASQAMAAGTTFNLVNGTNGAYPDNQVYWTLVGMDPAHNNAYVHVNCAGNLIPMSSNDNSAQTKNGIGYANYSIPFSQCKSVTVAAITSARLYLTVGSTLYLQAVGNPATGYTGPNIENPTDPNIDVVFDFVEFDSNGANFFGNTTRVDQFGFPLRLRLQGQGGFDQTVGETESRAALFQAYQNQVPAPFQGLSQAPYRIVAPAHGSFKAGGANANYLDSYIQSIWNLYSTQTLTFTDAQGTFSGHVVNGQFQFTDGQGTYYINHKPTTSEVLLGNGVFNDASNAAPGVPTAKQLQIQAQVSAAINRHVAENAALWTNPNAFYASQPTNSYAQFWHAHAINKLSYGFSYDDVGGFSSSLVGTNPTVATVTVGW; translated from the coding sequence ATGAAAAAAGCAAAATCCCAATTAGTGGTCAAGCTGCTGGCCGCCATGCTATTCGGTGGCGTGGCGGCGTCGCAGGCCATGGCTGCCGGCACCACCTTCAACCTGGTCAACGGCACCAACGGCGCCTACCCGGACAACCAGGTGTACTGGACCCTGGTGGGCATGGACCCGGCGCACAACAATGCCTATGTGCATGTGAATTGCGCCGGGAACCTGATTCCGATGAGTTCGAACGACAATTCCGCGCAAACCAAGAACGGCATCGGTTACGCGAATTACTCGATTCCCTTTTCGCAATGCAAATCGGTGACGGTGGCGGCCATCACCTCCGCGCGCCTGTATCTGACGGTGGGCAGCACCCTGTATCTGCAGGCGGTCGGTAATCCCGCCACCGGTTATACCGGTCCCAATATCGAGAATCCGACCGATCCGAATATCGACGTGGTATTCGATTTCGTCGAATTCGACAGCAACGGCGCCAATTTCTTCGGCAATACCACGCGGGTCGATCAGTTCGGCTTCCCGCTGCGGCTGCGCCTGCAGGGCCAGGGCGGCTTCGACCAGACGGTGGGCGAGACCGAATCGCGCGCGGCGCTGTTCCAGGCCTACCAGAACCAGGTGCCGGCGCCGTTCCAGGGCCTGAGCCAGGCGCCGTACCGGATCGTCGCGCCCGCGCACGGCAGCTTCAAGGCGGGCGGCGCGAACGCCAACTACCTGGACAGCTACATCCAGTCGATCTGGAACCTGTACAGCACCCAGACCCTCACCTTCACCGACGCGCAAGGCACCTTCAGCGGCCATGTGGTGAACGGGCAGTTCCAGTTCACCGACGGGCAGGGCACCTACTACATCAACCACAAGCCGACCACCAGCGAGGTACTGCTCGGCAATGGCGTGTTCAACGACGCCTCGAACGCGGCGCCGGGCGTGCCCACCGCCAAGCAGTTGCAGATCCAGGCGCAGGTCAGCGCGGCGATCAACCGCCATGTCGCCGAGAACGCGGCGCTGTGGACCAACCCGAACGCCTTTTATGCCTCGCAGCCGACCAACTCGTATGCGCAGTTCTGGCATGCGCATGCCATCAACAAGCTGAGCTACGGCTTCTCCTACGACGACGTGGGCGGTTTCAGCTCCTCGCTGGTCGGCACCAACCCGACCGTGGCGACGGTCACCGTGGGCTGGTAA